The following coding sequences are from one Brooklawnia cerclae window:
- a CDS encoding nitrite/sulfite reductase, translating into MTTIHRPERAEGQWAVDGRAPLNPNEVFKAADNPLHVRERIEKTYARLGFDSIPPDDLHGRMRWWGIYTQRRQGIDGGRTATATPEELSDRYFMMRVRLDGGAITVRQLRVLADISDDFARGTADITDRQNLQFHWVEIENVPEIWRRLEAAGMRTTEACGDTPRVILGSPVAGISAEEIIDPTPVIQEIVARFIGDEDLANLPRKFKSAITGHPSLDVLHEINDISLVGVVHPELGPGYDLWVGGGLSVAPRLAERLGAFVRPDQAADVWLGTIRLFQDYGYRRLRTKARLKFLLAAWGAQRFREVLETEYLGYALADGPAPASSTLPADHIGVHSQKDGRHYVGLAPTVGRVSGGILRGLADAAEMSGARRIRFTPHQKVLVLDVPAEGVDTLIEQAGRLGLTASPSPYRRATLACTGIEYCKFAFVETKSTAANLIGELERRLAGVTLDRPITVHVNGCPNSCARIQIADIGLKGQLQKNPGGADEFAFQVFLGGGLASAARDDAGLGRTVRGLKVTADELPDYVERVTRRFLAERGGDESFADWAHRADEGSLR; encoded by the coding sequence ATGACAACCATTCACCGGCCGGAACGCGCTGAGGGGCAGTGGGCGGTCGACGGCCGTGCGCCCCTCAATCCGAACGAGGTGTTCAAGGCCGCCGACAACCCGCTGCATGTGCGCGAACGGATCGAGAAGACCTACGCACGCCTCGGCTTCGACTCGATTCCGCCGGACGACCTGCACGGGCGCATGCGCTGGTGGGGGATCTACACCCAGCGCAGGCAGGGCATCGATGGGGGACGCACGGCCACGGCGACCCCCGAGGAACTGTCGGACCGGTACTTCATGATGCGCGTCCGGCTCGACGGCGGCGCGATCACCGTCCGACAGCTACGGGTGCTGGCGGACATCTCGGACGATTTCGCCCGCGGCACCGCCGACATCACCGATCGGCAGAACCTCCAGTTCCACTGGGTCGAGATCGAGAACGTGCCTGAGATCTGGCGTCGCCTGGAGGCGGCGGGCATGCGGACGACCGAGGCGTGTGGCGACACTCCGCGCGTCATCCTCGGGTCTCCGGTGGCAGGGATCAGCGCCGAGGAGATCATCGACCCCACCCCGGTCATCCAGGAGATCGTCGCGAGATTCATCGGGGACGAGGACCTCGCGAACCTGCCGCGCAAGTTCAAGTCGGCGATCACGGGGCATCCGAGCCTCGACGTGCTGCACGAGATCAACGACATCTCGCTCGTCGGGGTCGTGCACCCGGAACTTGGCCCCGGCTACGACCTCTGGGTCGGCGGCGGCCTGTCGGTGGCCCCGCGGCTCGCCGAACGCCTCGGGGCATTCGTGCGTCCGGACCAGGCCGCGGACGTGTGGCTCGGCACGATCCGGCTGTTCCAGGACTACGGCTACAGGCGGTTGCGGACGAAAGCCCGTCTCAAGTTCCTGCTCGCGGCCTGGGGCGCGCAGAGGTTCCGCGAGGTGCTGGAGACCGAGTACCTCGGCTACGCGCTGGCCGATGGCCCCGCTCCGGCATCGTCGACACTGCCCGCGGACCACATCGGCGTCCACAGCCAGAAGGACGGACGCCACTACGTGGGCCTGGCACCGACGGTGGGACGGGTCTCCGGAGGCATCCTGCGCGGGTTGGCGGACGCGGCCGAGATGTCCGGTGCCAGGCGTATCCGGTTCACCCCGCATCAGAAGGTACTCGTGCTGGACGTACCCGCGGAGGGAGTCGACACGCTGATCGAGCAGGCCGGAAGGCTCGGCCTGACGGCGAGCCCGAGCCCGTACCGCCGTGCGACGCTGGCGTGCACCGGCATCGAATACTGCAAGTTCGCGTTCGTCGAGACCAAGTCGACCGCCGCAAACCTCATCGGCGAGCTCGAACGCAGGCTGGCCGGCGTCACGCTCGACCGGCCGATCACCGTGCACGTGAACGGGTGCCCGAACTCCTGCGCGCGCATCCAGATCGCCGACATCGGGCTCAAGGGGCAGCTGCAGAAGAATCCCGGTGGTGCCGACGAGTTCGCGTTCCAGGTGTTCCTCGGCGGCGGCCTGGCATCGGCGGCCAGGGACGATGCGGGGCTCGGCCGCACTGTCCGGGGGCTGAAGGTCACTGCGGATGAGCTTCCTGACTACGTCGAACGGGTTACTCGTCGGTTCTTGGCCGAGCGCGGTGGCGACGAGTCCTTCGCCGACTGGGCGCATCGTGCCGACGAGGGCTCGCTACGTTAG
- a CDS encoding CynX/NimT family MFS transporter, with product MRRAASGRPAWFVFVGLMVVGLNLRGPITSPAPVIGEIRSDLGLGTAAAGMLTTIPVLCFGVLAFPASRLIRRVGIDRAVLVSMVGTALGIVVRSAGGVPCLMIGSAVLGAALAVGNVVALLVIRRDFLTRVASTTAAYTASLNVGSMLTSALTAPLSSVAGWQLALGAGAVLAILGAVLWWRVTAGGDVKEPAPEAPSSVSTPTGSLWRYPLVWVLTITMVIHLFIYYALTAWLPEFLGDALGMAPTSAGFASSLMQVLALIGAFAAPAFVRRIGAGGALAGLAMCWALTPAGLLIAPSWWLVWSFIGALAQGGLFTALFMLIVERARSPRESGAMSAVVQGFGYALASVGPVFMGHVHDATGGWATGMLSLSGMALVVVAIGLGFALRERDGQAS from the coding sequence ATGAGGCGGGCGGCTTCCGGCAGGCCCGCGTGGTTCGTGTTCGTGGGACTCATGGTGGTCGGTCTCAACCTCCGAGGCCCCATCACCTCGCCCGCGCCGGTCATCGGCGAGATTCGCTCCGACCTCGGTCTGGGCACTGCTGCGGCCGGGATGCTGACCACGATCCCCGTGTTGTGCTTCGGCGTCCTGGCGTTTCCCGCCTCGCGGCTCATCCGTCGCGTCGGCATCGACCGTGCGGTACTGGTCTCGATGGTCGGCACCGCTCTCGGCATCGTGGTGCGATCCGCCGGCGGCGTGCCGTGCCTCATGATCGGCTCCGCGGTGCTCGGAGCCGCCCTCGCCGTCGGCAACGTGGTGGCGCTCCTGGTGATCAGGCGCGACTTCCTGACGAGGGTGGCGTCCACCACGGCCGCGTACACGGCGTCGCTCAACGTCGGTTCGATGCTGACGTCCGCGCTCACAGCTCCGTTGTCGTCCGTCGCCGGCTGGCAGCTCGCGCTGGGCGCCGGGGCCGTCCTCGCGATCCTCGGCGCCGTCCTGTGGTGGAGGGTGACGGCAGGCGGCGACGTGAAGGAACCCGCCCCGGAAGCCCCCTCCAGTGTGTCCACGCCGACGGGGTCGCTGTGGAGATACCCCCTGGTGTGGGTGCTCACCATCACGATGGTGATCCACCTGTTCATCTACTACGCGTTGACGGCCTGGCTGCCGGAGTTCCTGGGCGACGCCCTGGGGATGGCGCCCACCTCGGCGGGGTTCGCGTCCTCGCTGATGCAGGTGCTCGCGCTCATCGGTGCCTTCGCGGCCCCTGCCTTCGTCCGCCGGATCGGTGCCGGCGGGGCGTTGGCCGGCCTGGCCATGTGCTGGGCACTGACCCCCGCGGGGCTGCTGATCGCGCCGTCCTGGTGGCTGGTGTGGTCGTTCATCGGGGCGCTGGCTCAGGGCGGATTGTTCACGGCACTGTTCATGCTCATCGTGGAGCGTGCCCGCTCGCCACGGGAGAGCGGTGCCATGTCGGCTGTCGTCCAGGGGTTCGGCTATGCCCTGGCGTCCGTCGGCCCGGTCTTCATGGGGCATGTGCACGATGCGACCGGTGGCTGGGCAACCGGGATGCTGTCGCTCAGCGGGATGGCGCTGGTCGTGGTGGCCATAGGTCTCGGTTTCGCCTTGAGGGAGCGAGACGGACAGGCGTCGTAA
- a CDS encoding FCD domain-containing protein: protein MPHRILDGTPIPGTGGRGLTSDRHVPRRKLSDSVADKLSELITSGEFPVGTRLPAEKDLAQQFGVGRSSMREAIRVLEAAGYVQTTHGVGVFVINNRPTTISLELTLGGGYTMSDLFEVRIALEGKSAELAASRLTDHHREKMVSFLAAASDPGISEAEFVRLDGSFHRQIAEASGNPLLLYMWESIAPQFEEYSLRVIGLPGRLEHAHADHLGMLEAISARDTARAARLAREHVQTVQRELSGVTADPSSALRTYHDRAVASAAATGAGDSDEDVHDENHGEDDH, encoded by the coding sequence GTGCCGCATCGCATTCTCGACGGCACCCCCATTCCCGGCACCGGAGGCAGAGGTTTGACCAGCGATCGGCACGTTCCCCGGCGGAAGCTGTCGGACTCCGTTGCGGACAAGCTGTCCGAGCTGATCACCTCGGGTGAGTTCCCGGTGGGCACCAGACTTCCCGCCGAAAAAGACCTGGCGCAGCAGTTCGGGGTGGGACGCAGTTCCATGCGTGAGGCCATCCGCGTCCTGGAGGCGGCCGGATACGTCCAGACCACACACGGAGTGGGCGTCTTCGTCATCAACAATCGCCCCACGACCATCAGTCTTGAGCTGACGCTCGGCGGTGGCTACACCATGAGCGACCTTTTCGAGGTGCGGATCGCGCTCGAGGGCAAGTCCGCCGAACTGGCCGCGAGCAGGCTCACCGATCATCACCGGGAGAAGATGGTCTCGTTCCTCGCGGCGGCGTCCGACCCCGGTATCAGCGAGGCCGAGTTCGTCCGCCTCGACGGCTCGTTCCACCGGCAGATCGCCGAGGCCAGTGGGAATCCCCTGCTCCTCTACATGTGGGAGTCGATCGCCCCGCAGTTCGAGGAGTACTCGTTGCGCGTCATCGGGCTCCCGGGACGCCTCGAGCATGCCCACGCCGACCACCTGGGAATGCTCGAGGCGATCAGCGCACGAGACACGGCTCGCGCTGCCCGCCTGGCACGGGAGCACGTGCAGACGGTGCAACGCGAGCTCAGTGGCGTGACGGCCGATCCGTCGAGCGCGCTACGCACCTACCACGATCGCGCGGTCGCCTCGGCCGCGGCGACCGGCGCCGGGGACTCAGACGAAGATGTCCACGATGAGAACCACGGCGAGGACGACCACTGA
- a CDS encoding excinuclease ABC subunit UvrA yields MTDGRAIGRSEPDSPTAIQVRGARVRNLRGIDVDVPLRQMVAIAGVSGSGKSSLAMGVLYAEGSRRYIEALSTYTRRRMTHAARAAVDSVRYVPAALALRQRPGVPGVRSTFGTSTELLNVLRVMFSRLGAHLCPNGHRLAPTIDVAAGLELTCPECGETFMPPGAESLAFNSEGACPTCSGIGSVRRIDDSTLIPDPSKTIADGAVVPWNVLGLSVMPQVVAEFGVRLDVPYTRLTDAEKDIVLNGPEEKRHIRVPTRSGRVFDLDFTYRNARRAVDEAMRNSDSERTLARVNRFITEQVCPSCHGTRVSDRVRGTQVSGIDIAEATAMALDEVVAWAPTVVDPLPAEMWAMARMIVSQLLGMAERLVQLGLGYLGLDRASSTLSTGERQRVQLARAVRNQTNGVLYVLDEPSIGLHPANVEGLVGVVRDLLRDGNSVVLVDHDVQVLREADWLIEIGPGSGTDGGTVLETGTVTDLASSPTSLIGGFLAGREPIVVREQAAPAEVFARGRIRLTTRPIHTVHALDVEIPKGRLTAITGMSGSGKTTLVLDSLVPALRARNGSGRLPGHVAVLDAADITRVNVVDATPIGINVRSTVATYTGILDDLRRAYAQTDEAVRRGLGAADFSYNTGSLRCPRCEGTGQVSLDVQFLPDVDIACPECEGARYDPAARDILLPAPGLANGIALPDLLELTVAQVVDLRLDLPRVRRKLRTLIDLGLGYLTLGEDTPALSGGEAQRLKLATELHRNQSDTLFVLDEPSVGLHPLDTRVLLGVIDRLGAKGATVVVIEHDLDMIANADHVIDLGPGGGQAGGRIVAVGTPREISETPGSVTGSYLGRVLDADASVRGRLPQQAIAPRPGV; encoded by the coding sequence ATGACCGACGGCAGGGCGATCGGACGCAGTGAGCCGGATTCGCCGACGGCGATCCAGGTGCGCGGCGCCCGGGTGCGCAATCTGCGCGGCATCGACGTGGACGTGCCGTTGCGGCAGATGGTCGCGATCGCAGGGGTGTCGGGGTCGGGCAAGTCGTCGTTGGCCATGGGTGTGTTGTACGCCGAGGGCTCACGCCGCTACATCGAGGCACTGTCGACCTACACCAGGCGCCGAATGACTCACGCGGCGCGGGCGGCGGTGGACAGCGTCCGGTATGTGCCGGCGGCCCTCGCGTTGCGGCAGCGACCCGGCGTCCCGGGGGTGCGCAGCACCTTCGGCACCTCCACCGAGCTTCTGAACGTGCTCCGGGTGATGTTCTCCCGGCTGGGCGCGCATCTGTGTCCCAACGGCCACCGCCTGGCGCCGACCATCGACGTCGCCGCGGGCCTGGAGTTGACCTGCCCGGAGTGTGGGGAGACGTTCATGCCTCCGGGGGCGGAGTCGCTGGCCTTCAACTCCGAGGGCGCCTGCCCGACGTGCTCCGGCATCGGGTCGGTTCGCCGGATCGACGACTCCACGTTGATCCCCGATCCGTCGAAGACCATCGCGGACGGCGCCGTCGTCCCCTGGAACGTGCTGGGTCTGTCGGTGATGCCCCAGGTGGTGGCCGAGTTCGGGGTGCGCCTCGACGTCCCGTACACCCGGCTCACCGACGCAGAGAAGGACATCGTCCTCAACGGGCCGGAGGAGAAGCGCCACATCAGGGTGCCGACGAGGAGCGGCCGCGTCTTCGATCTCGACTTCACCTACCGCAACGCGCGCCGTGCGGTCGACGAGGCCATGCGCAACTCGGACAGCGAGCGCACCCTCGCCCGGGTGAACCGGTTCATCACGGAGCAGGTGTGCCCGTCCTGCCACGGCACCCGTGTGAGCGACCGCGTGCGCGGCACCCAGGTGTCCGGCATCGACATCGCCGAGGCGACGGCGATGGCACTGGACGAGGTGGTCGCCTGGGCTCCGACCGTCGTCGACCCCCTGCCCGCTGAGATGTGGGCGATGGCGCGCATGATCGTCTCGCAGCTGCTCGGGATGGCCGAGCGTCTCGTCCAGCTCGGTCTCGGCTACCTGGGCCTCGACCGGGCGAGTTCCACTCTGTCGACGGGCGAACGACAGCGGGTTCAGCTCGCCCGGGCCGTCCGCAATCAGACCAATGGCGTGTTGTACGTGCTGGACGAGCCCTCCATCGGTCTGCATCCGGCCAACGTCGAGGGGCTCGTCGGGGTCGTCCGTGATCTGCTGCGCGACGGGAACTCCGTGGTGCTGGTCGATCACGATGTGCAGGTGCTGCGCGAGGCCGACTGGCTGATCGAGATCGGGCCCGGCTCCGGCACCGACGGCGGCACGGTGCTGGAGACCGGTACCGTCACCGACCTCGCGAGCAGCCCCACGTCGCTGATCGGGGGTTTTCTCGCCGGACGCGAACCCATCGTCGTCCGCGAACAGGCCGCCCCCGCCGAGGTGTTCGCACGGGGCCGGATCCGGCTCACCACACGCCCGATCCACACCGTGCATGCCCTGGACGTCGAGATACCCAAGGGCCGGCTGACCGCGATCACGGGGATGTCGGGGTCGGGTAAGACCACCCTCGTCCTCGACAGCCTGGTTCCCGCGCTACGGGCGAGAAACGGCTCCGGCCGGCTGCCCGGCCACGTCGCGGTGCTGGATGCCGCAGACATCACCCGGGTCAACGTCGTCGACGCCACCCCGATCGGCATCAACGTGCGGTCGACCGTGGCCACCTATACAGGCATCCTGGACGATCTGCGCCGCGCATATGCGCAGACCGATGAAGCTGTGCGACGCGGCCTGGGCGCGGCCGACTTCTCCTACAACACCGGCTCGTTGCGCTGCCCACGCTGCGAGGGCACCGGGCAGGTCTCTCTCGACGTACAGTTCCTGCCCGATGTCGACATCGCCTGCCCCGAGTGCGAGGGTGCCCGTTACGATCCCGCCGCCCGCGACATCCTCCTACCTGCCCCCGGGCTGGCCAACGGCATCGCGCTGCCCGACCTGCTGGAGCTCACCGTCGCCCAGGTCGTCGACCTCCGGCTCGATCTGCCCCGCGTCCGCAGGAAGCTGCGGACGCTGATCGACCTGGGGCTCGGCTATCTCACTCTCGGCGAGGACACCCCCGCGCTGTCGGGTGGAGAGGCGCAGCGCCTCAAGCTCGCGACCGAGTTGCATCGCAACCAGTCCGACACCCTGTTCGTCCTGGACGAGCCGAGCGTTGGTCTCCATCCGCTCGACACCCGCGTCCTGCTGGGCGTGATCGATCGGCTCGGCGCCAAGGGTGCCACGGTCGTTGTGATCGAGCATGACCTGGACATGATCGCCAACGCCGACCATGTCATCGATCTCGGGCCGGGCGGGGGACAGGCAGGCGGACGAATCGTCGCCGTCGGCACGCCGCGCGAGATCTCGGAGACGCCCGGAAGCGTGACCGGGTCGTACCTGGGACGCGTCCTGGATGCCGATGCGTCTGTGCGCGGGCGCCTGCCGCAGCAGGCCATTGCGCCGCGTCCGGGTGTGTGA
- a CDS encoding nuclear transport factor 2 family protein, whose amino-acid sequence MTDEPSPAHVPGPCRAVEALQEFFAAENARDWDAYAGFLAPDVEWSVISPGIVTVVRGIEDYLAAMKRAYLGSDGTFVVRQVSPDASGRIVSTVLEDDEGNRSLDVFEFRDGLIAREWEFLLGVDPFSQPTR is encoded by the coding sequence ATGACGGACGAGCCGTCGCCTGCCCACGTGCCGGGACCGTGCCGCGCGGTCGAAGCCCTGCAGGAGTTCTTCGCCGCCGAGAACGCACGGGACTGGGACGCATACGCAGGCTTCCTGGCACCCGACGTCGAGTGGTCGGTCATCTCGCCGGGCATCGTGACCGTCGTTCGCGGCATCGAGGACTACCTCGCGGCCATGAAGCGCGCCTATCTCGGCAGCGACGGCACCTTTGTCGTCCGGCAGGTGTCGCCCGATGCATCCGGGCGGATCGTCAGCACCGTGCTCGAGGACGACGAGGGCAACCGTTCGCTGGACGTGTTCGAGTTCCGGGACGGGCTCATCGCCCGGGAGTGGGAGTTCCTCCTCGGCGTGGACCCCTTCTCTCAGCCGACCCGGTAG
- a CDS encoding mandelate racemase/muconate lactonizing enzyme family protein, with product MKIDRIETYILKVPLGSERFFSSQAEFPERNSFLVKLTSTDGLVGWGEGGQYGPAEPVKTCVDEVLGPKLLAMPDAAPGLVWETLYAHTRDFGQKGTYIEAMSALDIALWDLTGKSLGVPVSTLMGGRFRDSVRAYGTGGYYTSTTFDPVADVAALQTEMERYASTGFTMLKVKIGLLPVRQDAARITAVRKALGDDFSLLADANHAYNASTAVLMGRTLEREGFELFEEPVPPEDREGYARVRAALDVPIAGGEAEYTRFGFRDFIGGGCVDIVQPDICVCGGISEVMKISALASARNLRVVPHVWGSGIALSAGLQVCSALPLAPFAYEPVPLQNEPVIEFDRTRNPLRDELLTTPFTLQDGRVLVPGGPGLGVEVNPDTLERYRVG from the coding sequence ATGAAGATCGACCGGATCGAGACCTATATTCTCAAGGTTCCGCTCGGCAGCGAACGGTTCTTCTCGTCGCAGGCCGAGTTCCCGGAACGCAACAGCTTCCTCGTGAAGCTGACCAGCACCGACGGACTCGTCGGCTGGGGGGAGGGTGGCCAGTACGGCCCGGCTGAGCCGGTGAAGACCTGCGTGGACGAGGTCCTGGGCCCGAAGCTGCTGGCGATGCCGGACGCGGCGCCCGGCCTGGTATGGGAGACGCTCTACGCCCACACACGTGACTTCGGCCAGAAGGGCACCTACATCGAAGCCATGAGCGCGCTCGACATCGCCCTGTGGGACCTCACCGGAAAGTCACTCGGCGTGCCGGTGTCCACCCTGATGGGCGGGCGGTTCCGCGACAGCGTCCGCGCCTACGGCACCGGCGGCTACTACACCAGCACCACGTTCGACCCGGTCGCGGACGTCGCGGCGCTCCAGACCGAGATGGAGCGGTACGCGTCCACCGGGTTCACGATGCTCAAGGTGAAGATCGGCCTCCTGCCGGTGCGCCAGGACGCGGCCCGTATCACGGCGGTGCGCAAGGCCCTGGGCGACGATTTCAGCCTGCTCGCCGACGCCAACCACGCATACAACGCGAGCACGGCGGTGTTGATGGGCCGGACGCTGGAACGCGAAGGGTTCGAACTGTTCGAGGAGCCTGTTCCCCCGGAGGATCGCGAGGGCTACGCGCGGGTGCGGGCCGCACTGGATGTGCCCATCGCGGGCGGGGAGGCCGAGTACACACGGTTCGGTTTCCGCGACTTCATCGGCGGCGGCTGCGTCGACATCGTCCAGCCCGACATCTGTGTGTGCGGCGGTATATCCGAGGTCATGAAGATCTCGGCGCTCGCGTCGGCGCGCAACCTACGGGTCGTCCCGCATGTGTGGGGCTCCGGGATCGCGCTCAGCGCCGGCCTCCAGGTGTGCAGCGCGCTCCCGCTGGCACCGTTCGCCTATGAGCCCGTCCCGCTCCAGAACGAACCCGTGATCGAATTCGACAGGACGCGCAATCCGCTCCGCGACGAACTGCTCACGACGCCCTTCACGCTGCAGGACGGTCGCGTCCTCGTCCCGGGCGGCCCCGGCCTGGGCGTCGAGGTGAACCCCGACACGCTGGAGCGCTACCGGGTCGGCTGA
- a CDS encoding GntP family permease — protein MSATWLIIDFVLVFIGIALLIVRLKLNPALALLIGTIVLGLTTGVPMSDVVDGVNQGFGDLMAEVGLLISLGIIMGLLMSSYGAVQRIVEGILKLFGKKGSPFAFSLTLSTITPAIYFDVLLVLVAPIARRVAKSTGRPVASLAGPVSMGLAAGNALVIPGAAMLAYLGTIGMSAGDMLIPGFAVAIPTVALTTFLYIFAMEKLRWWKAPLDEDIPADDSEASVETPAEDVQLPSMGAALAPVLVVLVLIIAAIVAPLAGADLAFVEFLGSPVIALLMGVLTALVITVRRSGLRGQEEVVGKALETAGTILVVTAVAGSLGQIIASTGMKDVLAGLFEANAALPLVAVWFIAAVLRMAIGGQTVSGITAISIISPLVGTLGLPPALVVLAAGAGGCFGGQFSDNAFWMVRSLFGLTTRGTLKTYTLSQSMLSVVVLAVVLIVDIFV, from the coding sequence ATGTCGGCAACCTGGCTCATCATCGATTTCGTACTCGTCTTCATCGGTATCGCACTGCTGATCGTGCGCCTGAAACTCAATCCGGCACTGGCGCTCCTCATCGGGACGATCGTGCTCGGCCTGACCACGGGCGTCCCGATGAGCGACGTCGTCGACGGGGTGAACCAAGGCTTCGGCGACCTGATGGCCGAGGTCGGGTTGCTGATCAGCCTGGGCATCATCATGGGCCTGCTCATGTCGAGCTACGGGGCGGTGCAGCGCATCGTCGAGGGCATCCTCAAGCTGTTCGGGAAGAAGGGTTCGCCGTTCGCCTTCAGCCTGACCCTGTCGACCATCACCCCCGCGATCTACTTCGACGTCCTGCTGGTACTCGTGGCACCCATCGCCCGCCGTGTGGCAAAGAGCACCGGACGCCCGGTCGCGTCCCTGGCCGGGCCGGTGTCGATGGGCCTGGCAGCGGGTAACGCCCTGGTCATCCCCGGCGCGGCCATGCTCGCCTACCTGGGGACGATCGGGATGTCCGCTGGCGACATGCTGATCCCCGGCTTCGCAGTCGCGATCCCGACCGTCGCCCTGACGACGTTCCTCTACATCTTCGCCATGGAGAAGCTGCGCTGGTGGAAGGCGCCCCTGGACGAGGACATCCCCGCCGACGACTCCGAGGCCTCGGTCGAGACTCCGGCGGAAGACGTCCAGCTGCCGTCGATGGGAGCTGCCCTGGCACCTGTCCTCGTGGTTCTCGTCCTGATCATCGCCGCGATCGTCGCACCGCTCGCCGGTGCGGACCTCGCCTTCGTCGAGTTCCTGGGCAGCCCGGTCATCGCGCTCCTCATGGGGGTGCTCACCGCTCTGGTCATCACGGTGCGCCGCAGCGGGCTGCGTGGGCAGGAAGAGGTCGTCGGAAAGGCCCTCGAGACCGCCGGGACGATCCTGGTGGTGACCGCGGTGGCCGGCTCCCTGGGGCAGATCATCGCCAGCACCGGGATGAAGGATGTTCTTGCCGGCCTGTTCGAGGCGAACGCGGCGCTTCCGCTGGTGGCAGTGTGGTTCATCGCGGCCGTGCTGCGCATGGCGATCGGTGGGCAGACCGTGTCGGGGATCACCGCGATCAGCATCATCAGCCCGTTGGTCGGCACCCTCGGCCTGCCGCCCGCGCTGGTCGTCCTCGCGGCGGGTGCCGGTGGCTGCTTCGGCGGGCAGTTCAGCGACAACGCCTTCTGGATGGTGCGCTCGCTGTTCGGTCTGACGACGCGCGGGACGCTCAAGACCTACACGTTGTCGCAGTCCATGCTCTCAGTGGTCGTCCTCGCCGTGGTTCTCATCGTGGACATCTTCGTCTGA
- a CDS encoding tetratricopeptide repeat protein — protein MTALAAERDDGDAAALYELASANDFVGREAEAIPLYRRALTVLAGHLPQYARAVRTYAAALR, from the coding sequence ATGACCGCGCTGGCAGCGGAACGAGACGACGGGGATGCGGCAGCCCTGTACGAACTGGCCTCGGCCAACGATTTCGTCGGCCGAGAAGCGGAGGCGATTCCCCTGTACCGACGCGCGCTCACGGTGTTGGCCGGTCACCTTCCCCAGTACGCACGAGCTGTGCGCACCTACGCGGCCGCCCTCCGCTAA
- a CDS encoding YeiH family protein, with product MSGTDIAATSAVDEQPDDTSPVPSFKENWPWVVGGLAVVLVLGILTFVLTDGVPRWTEGTGFGTIADSIEFPVYAIILGLLGNAILSATKLREKLSPGFRTEFLIKTGLVLLGASINFAIIVRAAGPAILQAILLISIVFFSTWWVSGKLGLDDRLRALLSTAVSICGVSAAIAAAGAVKAKREHLAYTASLVILFALPAIFVLPWLAGVLGLSPAVTGAWIGGNIDTTAAVTAAGTLAGEQPLQIAAIVKSTQNALLGVAAILLTVYFAYKVERTEGAPRPTARAFWDRFPKFVLGFLVASIVATIYSSAVPSDVSKAAIGVANNLRTWFLTFAFVSIGLEFNIKAIREAGWRPIVVFVIATVVNLVVGLGLALLLWHNFTV from the coding sequence ATGAGCGGAACAGATATCGCCGCAACCTCGGCGGTCGACGAGCAGCCGGACGACACCAGTCCGGTTCCCAGCTTCAAGGAGAACTGGCCCTGGGTCGTCGGGGGCTTGGCAGTCGTGCTCGTCCTGGGCATCCTCACCTTCGTCCTGACCGACGGCGTGCCCCGGTGGACCGAGGGGACCGGCTTCGGGACGATCGCCGACTCGATCGAGTTCCCCGTGTACGCGATCATCCTCGGGCTGCTCGGCAACGCGATCCTCAGCGCCACGAAACTACGGGAGAAGCTCTCCCCCGGCTTCCGTACCGAGTTCCTCATCAAGACCGGCCTGGTGCTGCTGGGCGCGTCCATCAACTTCGCCATCATCGTCCGTGCCGCCGGCCCCGCGATCCTTCAGGCGATCCTCCTGATCAGCATCGTGTTCTTCTCGACCTGGTGGGTGTCGGGCAAACTCGGTCTGGACGACAGGCTCCGCGCGCTCCTGTCGACAGCGGTCTCCATCTGCGGGGTGAGCGCGGCCATCGCGGCCGCCGGAGCCGTCAAGGCGAAGCGGGAGCATCTCGCCTACACAGCGAGCCTGGTGATCCTGTTCGCGCTGCCGGCGATCTTCGTCCTCCCCTGGCTCGCGGGAGTGCTCGGCCTGAGCCCCGCCGTCACCGGCGCGTGGATCGGCGGCAACATCGACACGACCGCCGCCGTGACCGCCGCGGGCACTCTGGCCGGCGAGCAGCCACTCCAGATCGCCGCGATCGTCAAGTCGACGCAGAATGCCCTTCTGGGAGTTGCCGCGATCCTGCTGACGGTCTATTTCGCCTACAAGGTGGAACGCACCGAGGGAGCGCCTCGTCCGACTGCCAGGGCCTTCTGGGACCGCTTCCCGAAGTTCGTCCTGGGCTTCCTGGTCGCCTCGATCGTCGCGACCATCTACTCCAGCGCTGTTCCCTCCGACGTGTCCAAGGCCGCGATCGGTGTCGCCAACAACCTGCGGACGTGGTTCCTCACCTTCGCGTTCGTCAGCATCGGCCTGGAGTTCAACATCAAGGCGATACGGGAGGCCGGATGGCGTCCGATCGTCGTGTTCGTCATCGCGACAGTGGTGAACCTCGTCGTCGGTCTCGGGCTCGCCCTGTTGCTGTGGCACAACTTCACGGTGTGA